The genomic segment ACACACCATAGTCCAGACATTCCATCTAGATAACGATTGCCATTATGATCTGTAATCCAAGCTCCTTCCCCACTCTCCACTACCATTGGTGGGTTCTTTTCATTATAGGAAGAAATATGGTGCCAAACGTTCTCCCGGTCCTTTTCAACTAATGACCCTGTAGTCTCTTTTGCTGTAGTCATCTTCTCTACCCCCTCCTAATTTCACGATTAATTTCTGGTATTAGTGACGCGCAGTCAACATTTTCTTACGTGTGTAAAACTCAATTCCGTCGCGACCATTCGCATGCAAGTCACCATAGAATGATTTTTTATAACCAGAAAACGGGAAGAACGCCATCGGAGCTGGAACACCAAGATTCACACCAAGCATCCCCGCATCAATTTCTTCTCTAAACTTCCGGATTGCACTTGCACTATCTGTAAATAAACAAGCCCCGTTTGCAAACTCTGATTTATTCGCAAGTTCGATTGCTTCATCCAATGTATCCACTCTTACAATAGATAGCACAGGAGCAAAAATCTCTTCTTTCCAAATTTTCATTTCCTGAGTGACATTATCAAAAATTGTCGGACCGACGAAATAACCGCCTTCGGAAGTAGACTTGTCTTCACGGCCATCCCGTAATAGTTTGGCGCCTTCCTCAATACCTGATTCGATGTAACCCAGCGTCTTGTCTTTATGTGAATTCCTAATAACAGGTCCAAGGAAAATCCCTTCTTCTAGTCCATTACCAATCGTCAGTTTATTCGACTCGTCTACTAATCTCTCGACAAGTTCATCTGCAATATCACCAACTGCAACGACAACCGCACAAGCCATACATCTTTCTCCAGCGGATCCGAAAGCTGCGTTAATAATATTTGTGATCGTCAAATCCATATCCGCGTCCGGCATAACGATTGTATGGTTTTTCGCGCCCGCTAATGCTTGGACACGCTTACCATTTGAAGTTCCTGTTTTATACACATACTCAGCAACCGGCTGTGAACCTACGAACGACACGGCCGGAATATCTGGATGATTGAGAATGCCATTTACGACTTCATGCGCACCATGGACGATATTGAAAACACCGTCAGGCAGACCCGCTTCATGCAATAATTCTGCAAGACGGTTCGCCAAAAGTGGCGTACGCTCTGATGGTTTTAGGATGAATGTATTTCCACTAGCGATTGCAAGTGGGAACATCCAGCAAGGGACCATCATCGGAAAGTTGAACGGTGTAATTCCACCAATTACGCCTATTGGATAACGATACATACCCGATTCAATGTTCGTTGCGATATCAGGAAGCTGATACCCCATCATTAACGTCGGGGCTCCTGCAGCAAATTCAACACACTCAATCCCGCGCTGTACTTCGCCATACGCTTCAGCATAGTTTTTACCGTTTTCAATCGTAATGATTTTCGCTAGTGATTCCCAGTTCTCTATTAACAATTGCTGGTATTTAAATAAGATCCTTGACCGTTGAGGAACAGCAACCTTCTTCCACTTCGCAAATGCTGTTTTCGCCGCCTCTACCGCTTTATTCAAATCTTCAAGTGTGGAGATAGGAACTTCGGCCAATATTTCTCCTGTCGCTGGATTTGGTACCTCTTCATATTTATCTGTCGTTGATTTTACCCATTGTCCATTGATGAAGTTTGTAAGCGTCTTCTTTTCTACCTGCGTTAAAATCATTTTCATTCCCCCGTTCTATTGTTCTTGCTACTTTACGCTATCTTCGCTAGACTTCATATTATACTTTACAAATAATTTAGATTACTTTCAATTTACACTTTGTCTAATCATTAGGCGATTATTTTAACGTTATGGAGGTCTACACCTATAATGAATACCTTAAAACTTACTGTCCGCGATGTTCTTTCACGAAGCTCATTCAAACACGCCAAAGTCGTTGCAGGAAAAGAAGGATTGGACCGTCAAGTAAAATGGTCTCATGTATTAGAGGTAAAAGAATTCGATGCCTTAATAAATGGAGGAGAGATGATTCTTACGACAGGCGTTGGCTTACAACTCGATCTTCCAAGCCAGCTAATGTATGTATCGAGGCTGATAGAAAAAGATGTGGCATGTATATGTATAGAAGTAGGACCTTACTTTAAGCTAATTCCACCTGAAATTATTGAACTCGCAGACAAACACGCATTTCCATTCATCGTCTTCGAAAAAACTGTGAAATTTGTCGATATAACTCAAGACCTTCATACATTTATCATTAATCAACATCATCAGATGCTTTCACAACTCGATATCTTATCAAGGAAATTCATTACACTTTCTCTTGCACCCAACGGTATTTTAAAAATCCTACAAGAACTAAATCAATTTTTCCGACATAATATCCTGTTCATTAGTGATGATACGAAGCCTTATTACTATCCGTCTGAGATCAAAGAGTTGGAAATAACCATCCGAGTCCATCTTGAAAGATCCCCATCGATCAATACAGGACAGAAATTCCTCATGCTGAAGGATCAGAAATTTGCACAAATGCCCGTTAGTGGGCTAGGACAAATTTGGGGGTATCTATTCCTCGAGGTGACAGAACAACTGTCGGATGAATTTCCATTTCTCATATTAGACCGCGCTGCACTTGCAATCGCTCAAATTTTGTTACGTAACCGAACAATAGAAGAGCGCAAACAGAATAACGAAGATGAATTCGTTCGGAATTTATTGAGCGGCAGATCCTTTGAACAGGAAGACCTTCATGCCTATTTGCCCTCCAAAAGCCGCAATACATACTTCAGAGTGTTCATCATACAAATGAAGACATTCGAAACGAATCTTGGTGAAGAAGAATGGGAAGAGATTAAACTGCAACGCTCGATGATGATACGGTCACTCTTTAAACGTAATGGGTTCTTCCCCGCAGTTGCATCCAGCAAAAGTGAGATTGTCATCATTGCATCCTTCATCGCTGCAGATCACTTGATAGATGAGACTAATCGTTTTTCTCAAATTATTGAACATATTGTTAACATAAAAGACAACACTTTCATTGACGGAACCAGATGTACATTTGGAGTAAGTACAGTCTACAAAGAAATTACGGATGCAAAAAAAGGATACAAAGAAGCTGAAGATGTTTTAAAAATGCGCGAGTCTGGCATTACAAAATCATATTTCTATGAAGACTTAGGCATTTATAGGCTTCTTCTATTAGTGGAGAACAACGGTTACCTTGAAACATATGTCCAAGATTACTTATCAACAGTTTTCGACTACGATCTGAAGATGGAAAGCAACCTCTTTGAAACACTTTGTGTTTATCTCGAATGCGGTGGATCGAAAAAAGAGACTGCAGACCGTCTTTTCATAGTTAGACAAACACTGTACCACCGTCTTGAAAAGTTGGAATTACTTCTAGGCGAAGACTTTATGGAGCCATCTAAGCGTCTAGCGCTTGAGGGTGCTATCATGACCTCTCGATTGTTAGGTAATAAGTAAGTTAAACCGGTTGCGCTACTAAACGCAAACCGGTTTTCA from the Sporosarcina psychrophila genome contains:
- a CDS encoding CoA-acylating methylmalonate-semialdehyde dehydrogenase, yielding MILTQVEKKTLTNFINGQWVKSTTDKYEEVPNPATGEILAEVPISTLEDLNKAVEAAKTAFAKWKKVAVPQRSRILFKYQQLLIENWESLAKIITIENGKNYAEAYGEVQRGIECVEFAAGAPTLMMGYQLPDIATNIESGMYRYPIGVIGGITPFNFPMMVPCWMFPLAIASGNTFILKPSERTPLLANRLAELLHEAGLPDGVFNIVHGAHEVVNGILNHPDIPAVSFVGSQPVAEYVYKTGTSNGKRVQALAGAKNHTIVMPDADMDLTITNIINAAFGSAGERCMACAVVVAVGDIADELVERLVDESNKLTIGNGLEEGIFLGPVIRNSHKDKTLGYIESGIEEGAKLLRDGREDKSTSEGGYFVGPTIFDNVTQEMKIWKEEIFAPVLSIVRVDTLDEAIELANKSEFANGACLFTDSASAIRKFREEIDAGMLGVNLGVPAPMAFFPFSGYKKSFYGDLHANGRDGIEFYTRKKMLTARH
- a CDS encoding PucR family transcriptional regulator, whose product is MNTLKLTVRDVLSRSSFKHAKVVAGKEGLDRQVKWSHVLEVKEFDALINGGEMILTTGVGLQLDLPSQLMYVSRLIEKDVACICIEVGPYFKLIPPEIIELADKHAFPFIVFEKTVKFVDITQDLHTFIINQHHQMLSQLDILSRKFITLSLAPNGILKILQELNQFFRHNILFISDDTKPYYYPSEIKELEITIRVHLERSPSINTGQKFLMLKDQKFAQMPVSGLGQIWGYLFLEVTEQLSDEFPFLILDRAALAIAQILLRNRTIEERKQNNEDEFVRNLLSGRSFEQEDLHAYLPSKSRNTYFRVFIIQMKTFETNLGEEEWEEIKLQRSMMIRSLFKRNGFFPAVASSKSEIVIIASFIAADHLIDETNRFSQIIEHIVNIKDNTFIDGTRCTFGVSTVYKEITDAKKGYKEAEDVLKMRESGITKSYFYEDLGIYRLLLLVENNGYLETYVQDYLSTVFDYDLKMESNLFETLCVYLECGGSKKETADRLFIVRQTLYHRLEKLELLLGEDFMEPSKRLALEGAIMTSRLLGNK